A window of Amycolatopsis australiensis contains these coding sequences:
- a CDS encoding alpha/beta hydrolase yields the protein MAQPLVRVLLGLALVVVLALALLWTFQRRLVFVPDTTPVAAAGVVLPGGEDVRLRTADGLELGAWFVRPPGGDPAATVLVAGGNGGNRAGRAPLAAKLAQAGLAVLLPDYRGYGGNPGDPSEAGLALDVRAAYRFLVEDRRVPAGRILFYGESLGSAVVTELALEHPPAGLLLRSPFADLAAVAAEIHPYLPVRLLLRDRFPVRDEVTRLRVPSVVVLGTRDSIVPPAQSRDVAAAASARLVEIPGADHNDPVLLDGPEIVDAVLSLVPR from the coding sequence ATGGCCCAGCCGCTCGTGCGGGTCCTGCTGGGGCTGGCGCTGGTCGTCGTCCTGGCTCTGGCGCTGCTGTGGACCTTCCAGCGGCGGCTCGTCTTCGTCCCGGACACCACGCCCGTGGCCGCCGCCGGCGTGGTGCTGCCCGGCGGCGAGGACGTCCGCCTCCGCACCGCCGACGGACTGGAGCTGGGCGCCTGGTTCGTCCGGCCGCCGGGCGGCGACCCGGCGGCGACGGTCCTGGTCGCGGGCGGCAACGGTGGCAACCGCGCCGGCCGGGCGCCACTGGCCGCGAAGCTCGCGCAGGCCGGGCTGGCCGTGCTCCTGCCCGACTACCGGGGCTACGGCGGCAATCCCGGCGACCCCAGCGAAGCCGGGTTGGCTCTCGACGTCCGCGCGGCCTACCGCTTCCTGGTCGAGGACCGGCGCGTCCCCGCCGGGCGGATCCTCTTCTACGGCGAAAGCCTCGGGTCCGCCGTCGTGACCGAGCTGGCTCTCGAACACCCGCCCGCGGGGCTGCTCCTGCGGTCGCCGTTCGCCGACCTCGCGGCCGTGGCGGCCGAGATCCACCCGTACCTGCCGGTGCGGCTGCTGCTGCGCGACCGGTTCCCGGTCCGGGACGAGGTCACGCGCCTGCGCGTGCCGTCGGTGGTGGTGCTGGGCACCCGCGACTCGATCGTCCCGCCGGCGCAGAGCCGGGACGTCGCCGCGGCCGCGTCGGCCCGGCTGGTCGAGATTCCCGGAGCCGACCACAACGATCCGGTGCTGCTGGACGGCCCCGAGATCGTCGACGCCGTGCTGTCGCTCGTCCCGCGCTGA
- a CDS encoding SGNH/GDSL hydrolase family protein, with product MTILRFCVLGDSLAAGVGSSRGEDTLGQRLARRLRAAGHSVRLRVTGVPGARSADLGRQVGAAVRDGVDLALIVIGANDLAGFVSPAAGARQLQEAVARLVRAGARVVVVPAPDLGIVSRVPGAYRSLVSAASGEYARVQAEAASRAGGVVATAGPRLAARFAAEPGLFSADRFHPSSAGYAAIAEALAPEVLAAAADLAA from the coding sequence ATGACCATTCTGCGCTTTTGCGTCCTCGGCGACTCGCTGGCGGCCGGAGTCGGCAGCAGCCGCGGCGAAGACACGCTCGGGCAGCGGCTCGCCCGGCGGCTGCGCGCCGCGGGCCACAGCGTCCGGCTTCGCGTGACGGGCGTGCCCGGCGCCCGGTCGGCGGACCTGGGCCGGCAGGTCGGCGCGGCCGTGCGCGACGGCGTGGACCTGGCGCTGATCGTGATCGGCGCCAACGACCTCGCGGGGTTCGTCAGCCCGGCGGCGGGCGCCCGGCAGCTGCAGGAGGCGGTCGCGCGCCTGGTCCGCGCCGGCGCCCGCGTCGTGGTGGTGCCGGCGCCGGATCTGGGGATCGTGTCGAGGGTGCCGGGCGCCTACCGAAGCCTGGTCTCGGCGGCGAGCGGCGAATACGCGCGGGTCCAGGCGGAAGCGGCGAGCCGGGCCGGCGGCGTGGTGGCGACGGCGGGACCGCGGCTCGCGGCCCGGTTCGCGGCGGAACCGGGCTTGTTCTCGGCGGACCGGTTCCACCCGTCGTCGGCGGGCTACGCGGCGATCGCGGAGGCGCTGGCACCGGAAGTCTTGGCCGCCGCGGCCGATCTCGCCGCCTGA
- a CDS encoding helix-turn-helix transcriptional regulator: MDREPIGALAALDEPLRRGMYAHIRQARHPVTRDEAAEAVGISRKLAAFHLDKLVDAGLLRTRYEFAGGVRKVGRAPKVYEPSDLEVRVSIPPRHHDVLAEILLDAVLDEGGDETARDAALRTAHRHGERLGAAARAETRPGRLGTERALTLASSIVERHGFEPGREAPTCLRLRNCPFHPLAAKAPDLVCGINQAFMSGLLAGLEARTVEAVLDPRAGECCVELRPAATE; the protein is encoded by the coding sequence ATGGACCGGGAGCCGATCGGCGCGCTGGCCGCGCTGGACGAGCCGCTGCGGCGCGGCATGTACGCGCACATCCGGCAGGCCCGGCACCCGGTGACGCGCGACGAGGCCGCGGAGGCGGTCGGGATCTCCCGCAAGCTCGCGGCGTTCCACCTGGACAAGCTGGTCGACGCCGGGCTGCTGCGGACGCGCTACGAGTTCGCCGGCGGGGTCCGCAAGGTCGGGCGCGCGCCGAAGGTGTACGAGCCGTCGGATCTCGAGGTGCGGGTGAGCATCCCGCCGCGGCACCACGACGTCCTGGCGGAGATCCTGCTGGACGCGGTCCTGGACGAAGGCGGCGACGAAACGGCGCGCGACGCGGCACTGCGCACGGCACACCGCCACGGCGAGCGCCTGGGCGCGGCAGCCCGCGCCGAGACCCGCCCCGGCCGCCTGGGCACGGAACGGGCGCTGACGCTGGCGTCGTCGATCGTCGAGCGCCACGGCTTCGAGCCGGGCCGCGAGGCCCCGACCTGCCTGCGGCTGCGCAACTGCCCGTTCCACCCGCTGGCGGCGAAGGCGCCGGACCTGGTGTGCGGCATCAACCAGGCCTTCATGAGCGGCCTGCTGGCGGGGCTCGAGGCACGCACGGTGGAGGCGGTTCTGGACCCGCGAGCGGGTGAGTGCTGCGTGGAACTCAGGCCGGCCGCGACGGAGTGA
- a CDS encoding DUF2231 domain-containing protein, with product MTNELEHAKQPVSAVLAGPYGHPFHPILVTVPIGAWVSSLVFDIGSLIVDDPGFLARGSVWLIAIGVVGALAAALIGTLDLLAVPTGTRAFRTGLTHMSLNLAVTAAYVIGFFWRRASSDGPGAVGTGPLVLSVAALLALAASGYLGGKLAYHYGVRVAAESTQAEGYATRHPA from the coding sequence ATGACGAACGAACTCGAACACGCGAAGCAGCCGGTGAGCGCCGTGCTGGCCGGCCCGTACGGACACCCGTTCCACCCGATCCTGGTCACCGTCCCGATCGGTGCCTGGGTTTCCAGCCTCGTGTTCGACATCGGGTCGCTGATCGTCGACGACCCCGGGTTCCTGGCCCGCGGATCGGTCTGGCTCATCGCGATCGGCGTCGTCGGGGCGCTGGCCGCGGCCCTGATCGGCACCCTCGACCTGCTGGCGGTCCCGACCGGTACCCGGGCGTTCCGCACCGGGCTGACGCACATGAGCCTCAACCTCGCCGTCACCGCCGCCTACGTCATCGGGTTCTTCTGGCGCCGGGCGTCTTCCGACGGGCCGGGAGCGGTCGGGACCGGCCCGCTGGTGCTGTCGGTGGCCGCGCTCCTCGCGCTCGCCGCGTCGGGATACCTCGGGGGAAAGCTCGCCTACCACTACGGCGTCCGCGTCGCCGCCGAATCGACCCAGGCCGAGGGCTACGCGACCCGCCACCCCGCCTGA
- a CDS encoding STAS domain-containing protein, whose protein sequence is MDAEPNIPALAGPLEIHTETRGDGVRTIRLDGAVDLTDRDRLHAEFDAALAARPTAVEVDMTGVGFCSSTGLEALVRLQASAREAQVPVRIRPTARLRRLIDITGLSDALNLTS, encoded by the coding sequence ATGGACGCCGAACCGAACATTCCGGCACTGGCCGGACCGCTGGAGATCCACACCGAGACCCGAGGCGACGGCGTCCGGACGATCCGGCTCGACGGCGCCGTCGACCTGACCGACCGCGACCGGCTGCACGCCGAGTTCGACGCGGCGCTGGCGGCCCGTCCCACGGCCGTGGAAGTCGACATGACCGGGGTCGGCTTCTGCAGCTCGACCGGCCTGGAGGCGCTGGTGCGCCTCCAGGCCAGTGCGCGCGAAGCCCAGGTGCCGGTGCGGATCCGCCCGACGGCCCGCCTGCGCCGGCTCATCGACATCACGGGCTTGAGCGACGCCCTGAACCTGACCTCCTGA
- a CDS encoding DUF6924 domain-containing protein, whose translation MTTLPSSPVLVRTWFGDDDAWAALAEEARTPSEDGFLAHLSLVDDRAFEGMDADALRAKQTAGPIVSFLADETTLTSAEHPVLAVWVLPRADGGFRPFRVLPAHLWSVENNINLANMDWADFTTSTGEDGVFRGF comes from the coding sequence ATGACGACGTTGCCGAGCAGCCCGGTCCTCGTCCGCACGTGGTTCGGGGACGACGACGCCTGGGCCGCCCTCGCCGAAGAAGCCCGCACCCCCAGCGAAGACGGCTTCCTCGCGCATCTCAGCCTCGTCGACGACCGGGCGTTCGAAGGCATGGACGCGGACGCGTTGCGGGCGAAGCAAACGGCCGGGCCGATCGTCTCCTTCCTCGCGGACGAGACGACCCTCACCAGCGCGGAGCACCCCGTCCTGGCGGTCTGGGTGCTGCCGCGCGCGGACGGCGGCTTCCGGCCGTTCCGGGTGCTGCCCGCCCACCTGTGGAGCGTGGAGAACAACATCAACCTGGCCAACATGGACTGGGCCGACTTCACCACTTCGACCGGCGAGGACGGCGTCTTCCGCGGGTTCTGA
- a CDS encoding SDR family NAD(P)-dependent oxidoreductase has product MSRIVLVTGGGSGLGKAVAARFRADGDSVVVTGRDAAKLDRAAAELDVRPIPCDATDPAQVTRLADELGPELDVVVNMAGGNTDLGAEPEPGLPGVLAAWRANLDANLLSAVLTTTAVLGKLRPGGTIVNVGSIGAEYASSSYGAAKAALAAWTAGLSAQVGPKGLTANLISPGYIAETDFFRGQLSEQRREALIAATHNGRAGHPRDIAETAYFLASAGARHITGQTLHVNGGAHTTR; this is encoded by the coding sequence GTGAGTCGCATCGTGCTGGTCACCGGAGGCGGGTCCGGCCTCGGCAAGGCCGTCGCCGCGCGGTTCCGCGCGGACGGCGACAGCGTCGTCGTCACCGGCCGCGACGCCGCCAAGCTCGACCGCGCGGCCGCCGAGCTCGACGTCCGGCCCATCCCGTGCGACGCCACCGATCCCGCGCAGGTCACCCGGCTGGCGGACGAGCTGGGCCCGGAGCTCGACGTGGTCGTCAACATGGCCGGCGGCAACACCGATCTCGGTGCCGAACCGGAGCCGGGGCTGCCGGGCGTGCTCGCGGCGTGGCGGGCGAACCTGGACGCCAACCTGCTCAGCGCCGTGCTGACGACCACCGCGGTGCTCGGCAAGCTGCGCCCGGGCGGCACGATCGTCAACGTCGGGTCGATCGGCGCCGAATACGCGTCCTCGTCCTACGGTGCGGCGAAAGCCGCGCTGGCCGCGTGGACGGCCGGGCTTTCCGCGCAGGTCGGCCCGAAGGGCCTCACCGCCAACCTGATCTCGCCGGGCTACATCGCCGAAACGGACTTCTTCCGCGGGCAGCTCAGCGAGCAGCGGCGGGAGGCGCTCATCGCGGCGACGCACAACGGGCGGGCCGGGCACCCGCGCGACATCGCGGAAACCGCGTACTTCCTGGCCTCGGCGGGCGCCCGGCACATCACCGGCCAGACCCTGCACGTCAACGGCGGCGCGCACACCACGCGCTGA
- a CDS encoding MarR family winged helix-turn-helix transcriptional regulator, whose amino-acid sequence MSNDSYPMEAILRWPAADIAAAWERELPGVRTESIEVITPAWRVAKLLADDRRRTLAALGIDPSTLDLLSVIRRAGPPYELTTREITRRTLVTAGAVSQRVARAEEAGLVERAPSTASRRAVGVRLTEAGHTLIEATVRRLLEHEADLIGALTREERTTLTGLLAKLEASLHARAESRARGER is encoded by the coding sequence GTGTCCAACGACAGCTACCCGATGGAAGCGATCCTGCGCTGGCCGGCCGCGGACATCGCGGCGGCGTGGGAGCGCGAGCTCCCCGGTGTGCGCACCGAATCGATCGAGGTCATCACGCCGGCGTGGCGCGTCGCCAAGCTCCTGGCCGACGACCGCCGCCGGACGCTGGCCGCATTGGGGATCGACCCGTCGACCCTGGACCTGCTGAGCGTGATCCGGCGGGCGGGACCGCCCTACGAGCTGACGACTCGCGAGATCACCCGCCGGACCCTGGTGACGGCGGGCGCGGTCTCGCAGCGGGTGGCGCGCGCGGAGGAGGCGGGGCTGGTCGAGCGAGCACCGTCGACGGCCTCGCGCCGAGCGGTGGGGGTCAGGCTGACGGAAGCGGGACATACGCTGATCGAGGCGACGGTACGCCGCCTGCTGGAGCACGAGGCGGACCTCATCGGCGCCTTGACGCGCGAGGAACGCACGACACTGACCGGCTTGCTCGCCAAGCTGGAGGCGAGCTTGCACGCCCGCGCGGAGTCCCGGGCCCGCGGGGAGAGGTGA
- a CDS encoding DinB family protein — protein MPRRRDTPPPRTGPGEKDVLRGFLDQLRAAVAAKAEGVPEPRVRAPGVPSGTSLLGLVRHLTHVERFTFLGERPRDWPGTFRPRPDETAAAVLAGYRAAVREANAVIDACTDLTEPVARPGGTPPSMRWALVHMIEETGRHAGHADILRELIDGSTGR, from the coding sequence ATGCCCCGCCGACGTGACACCCCGCCCCCGCGGACCGGGCCCGGCGAGAAGGACGTCCTGCGCGGTTTTCTCGACCAGCTGCGTGCCGCCGTGGCCGCCAAGGCCGAAGGCGTGCCGGAACCCCGCGTCCGCGCGCCGGGCGTGCCGTCAGGGACGTCCCTGCTGGGCCTGGTGCGGCACCTCACCCACGTCGAACGGTTCACCTTCCTCGGTGAACGTCCCCGGGACTGGCCGGGCACGTTCCGGCCGCGTCCGGACGAGACGGCGGCGGCGGTGCTGGCGGGCTACCGCGCCGCCGTCCGGGAGGCCAACGCGGTGATCGACGCGTGCACCGACCTGACCGAGCCGGTGGCCCGGCCGGGTGGCACACCGCCGTCGATGCGCTGGGCGCTGGTCCACATGATCGAGGAGACCGGCCGCCACGCCGGTCACGCCGACATCCTGCGCGAACTGATCGACGGCTCGACCGGCCGGTGA
- a CDS encoding SAM-dependent methyltransferase gives MTVTEEAARFWDRHYGTRRPAPRANVRLTEVAATLGPGTALDLGCGAGGDTLWLARRGWRVTAADLSRVAIARLTGRARGLGLGHRVKAERHDLAETFPEGRFDLVSVPYLHTPFPLARARVLRRAAEALSPGGRLLVVDHGSVTPWSWSSGDRLPSPREVAGTLSLDPREWTVERADVLPRRAAGPGGQRAEVVDQLLLIRRTRWTSEEDFHAPPT, from the coding sequence ATGACCGTCACCGAAGAGGCCGCCCGCTTCTGGGACCGGCACTACGGGACCCGGCGGCCCGCGCCGCGCGCCAACGTCCGGCTCACCGAAGTCGCCGCCACCCTCGGCCCGGGCACGGCGCTCGACCTGGGTTGCGGCGCCGGCGGTGACACGCTGTGGCTCGCCCGGCGCGGCTGGCGCGTGACCGCGGCCGACCTCTCCCGCGTCGCGATCGCCCGCCTGACCGGCCGGGCCCGCGGCCTCGGGCTCGGCCACCGCGTCAAGGCCGAGCGCCACGATCTGGCCGAGACGTTCCCCGAGGGCCGCTTCGACCTCGTATCGGTGCCGTACCTGCACACGCCGTTCCCCCTCGCGCGAGCCCGGGTCCTGCGGCGGGCCGCGGAGGCGCTCTCGCCGGGGGGACGGCTGCTGGTCGTCGACCACGGGTCGGTCACGCCGTGGTCCTGGAGCTCCGGCGACCGGTTGCCGTCCCCGCGCGAAGTGGCCGGGACGCTCTCGCTCGACCCCCGGGAGTGGACGGTCGAACGCGCCGACGTGCTTCCCCGGCGGGCGGCCGGGCCCGGCGGGCAGCGCGCCGAAGTCGTCGACCAGCTGCTGCTGATCCGCCGGACGCGCTGGACCTCCGAGGAGGATTTTCATGCCCCGCCGACGTGA
- a CDS encoding helix-turn-helix domain-containing protein yields MSDDFEDVLHAVGPRLRALRRARGLTLAELAVTTGVSESTLSRLESGQRRATLELLLPLARAYRVPLDDLVGAPPTGDPRIHLTPIHRHGMTFVPLSRRPGGMQAYKMIIPGDGPREPDHRSHDGCEWLYVLHGQLRLVLGEHDLVLPAGEAAEFDTTLPHWLGSADGNPVELLILFGQHGERAHLRARAAARRR; encoded by the coding sequence GTGAGCGACGACTTCGAGGACGTGCTGCACGCCGTCGGCCCGCGGCTGCGGGCACTGCGCCGCGCCCGCGGGCTGACGCTCGCCGAGCTGGCCGTCACGACCGGCGTGTCGGAAAGCACGCTGTCCCGGCTGGAAAGCGGGCAGCGGCGAGCCACCCTGGAACTGTTGCTGCCGCTGGCCCGCGCCTACCGCGTCCCGCTGGACGACCTGGTGGGCGCGCCGCCGACCGGCGACCCGCGGATCCACTTGACGCCGATCCACCGGCACGGCATGACGTTCGTCCCGCTGTCGCGGCGGCCGGGCGGCATGCAGGCGTACAAGATGATCATCCCCGGCGACGGCCCGCGCGAGCCGGACCACCGGTCGCACGACGGCTGCGAATGGCTCTACGTGCTCCACGGGCAGCTGCGGCTGGTCCTCGGCGAACACGATCTGGTGCTGCCGGCGGGCGAGGCGGCGGAGTTCGACACGACGCTGCCGCACTGGCTGGGCAGTGCCGACGGGAATCCCGTCGAGCTGCTGATCCTCTTCGGACAACACGGCGAACGGGCCCACCTGCGCGCCCGCGCGGCGGCCCGCCGCCGGTGA
- a CDS encoding LutC/YkgG family protein: MSAREEILAAVRGALRNADRSEVDVPRGYRSAVANDFVELFAERVAGYRATLTRCTTASLPETIRAALGPARKVLVPDGFPAEVDGVPASAVRTTAELAGFDAVVTTAALGIAATGTIVLDHGRGQGRRALSLVPDVHMCVLREDQIVPGVPHAVAALDPARPQTWISGPSATSDIELTRVEGVHGPRTLHVILVAP; the protein is encoded by the coding sequence ATGAGCGCGCGCGAAGAGATCCTGGCGGCCGTCCGTGGTGCGCTGCGGAACGCCGACCGGTCCGAAGTGGACGTTCCACGCGGGTACCGTTCGGCTGTGGCGAACGACTTCGTCGAGCTGTTCGCCGAGCGAGTGGCCGGCTACCGCGCCACGCTCACCCGCTGCACGACCGCTTCGCTGCCGGAGACGATCCGGGCGGCGCTGGGCCCCGCGCGGAAAGTTCTGGTGCCGGACGGGTTTCCGGCCGAGGTGGACGGCGTGCCCGCGTCCGCGGTCCGGACCACGGCGGAGCTGGCCGGGTTCGACGCCGTCGTCACCACGGCCGCGCTCGGCATCGCCGCCACCGGCACCATCGTGCTCGACCACGGCCGCGGACAGGGCCGTCGCGCGCTGAGCCTCGTGCCGGACGTGCACATGTGCGTGCTGCGCGAAGACCAGATCGTGCCGGGGGTGCCGCACGCCGTCGCCGCGCTGGATCCGGCGCGCCCGCAGACGTGGATCAGCGGCCCCAGCGCCACCAGCGACATCGAGCTGACGCGGGTGGAAGGCGTGCACGGGCCGAGAACCCTGCACGTCATCCTCGTGGCCCCCTGA
- a CDS encoding lactate utilization protein B: MPAFPEAARRALADTQLRRNLAHATGTIRAKRAAVVGEVVEWEELRLAGAAIKDNTLRRLDEHLLTLEAALRARGTTVHWARDAREACEIVAGIARDHGADEVVKVKSMATQEIGLNEVLAGHGITAWETDLAELIVQLGADLPSHILVPAIHRNRAEIREIFRREMAAAGRPAPAGLTDDPAELAGAARLHLREKFLRAKMAVSGANFAVAESGTLVVVESEGNGRMCLTLPEVLVSVVGIEKVVPTWSDLDVFLQLLPRSSTGERMNPYTSTWSGPAPADGPREMHVVLLDNGRTRALADDVGRQALRCIRCSARLNVCPVYERTGGHAYGSVYPGPIGAILNPLLKGVGVDEQTDSLPYASSLCGACFEACPVRIDIPEVLVHLRSRVVDAHRGRPPEPEAVAMKTASWVLSDVRRLGWAERGLAVANRAVTRFGRRVLPGGRRAVSWLPWPGSLWTNARDLPAPPREPFRVWWRKR; the protein is encoded by the coding sequence ATGCCCGCGTTTCCCGAGGCGGCCAGGCGAGCGCTGGCCGACACGCAGCTGCGCCGCAACCTCGCGCACGCCACCGGCACGATCCGCGCCAAGCGCGCGGCCGTGGTCGGCGAGGTGGTCGAGTGGGAGGAACTGCGCCTGGCCGGCGCGGCGATCAAGGACAACACCCTGCGGCGGCTCGACGAGCACCTGCTGACCCTCGAAGCCGCCCTGCGGGCCCGGGGCACGACCGTGCACTGGGCGCGGGACGCGCGGGAGGCGTGCGAGATCGTCGCCGGGATCGCGCGGGACCACGGTGCCGACGAGGTCGTCAAGGTCAAGTCGATGGCGACGCAGGAAATCGGGCTCAACGAAGTTCTCGCCGGGCACGGCATCACGGCGTGGGAGACCGACCTGGCCGAGCTGATCGTGCAGCTCGGCGCCGACCTGCCCAGCCACATCCTGGTGCCGGCGATCCACCGCAACCGCGCGGAGATCCGGGAGATCTTCCGGCGCGAGATGGCCGCGGCGGGACGTCCGGCGCCCGCGGGCCTGACCGACGACCCGGCCGAGCTGGCCGGCGCCGCCCGGCTGCACCTGCGGGAGAAGTTCCTGCGCGCGAAGATGGCCGTGTCGGGGGCGAACTTCGCGGTCGCCGAGAGCGGCACCCTGGTCGTCGTCGAGTCGGAGGGCAACGGCCGGATGTGCCTGACGCTGCCCGAGGTGCTCGTTTCGGTGGTCGGCATCGAGAAGGTCGTCCCGACCTGGTCCGACCTGGACGTCTTCCTCCAGCTGCTGCCGCGGTCGAGCACGGGGGAGCGGATGAACCCGTACACCTCGACCTGGTCGGGACCGGCCCCCGCGGACGGGCCGCGGGAGATGCACGTGGTCCTGCTGGACAACGGCCGCACGCGGGCGCTCGCCGACGACGTCGGCCGTCAGGCGCTGCGGTGCATCCGGTGCTCGGCGCGCCTGAACGTGTGCCCGGTCTACGAGCGCACCGGCGGCCACGCCTACGGCTCGGTCTACCCGGGACCGATCGGAGCGATCCTCAACCCGCTGCTCAAGGGCGTCGGTGTCGACGAGCAGACCGACTCGCTGCCCTACGCCTCCAGTCTGTGCGGGGCCTGCTTCGAGGCGTGCCCGGTGCGGATCGACATCCCCGAAGTCTTGGTGCACCTGCGATCCCGGGTGGTGGACGCGCACCGCGGCCGGCCGCCGGAACCCGAGGCGGTGGCGATGAAGACGGCCTCCTGGGTGCTGTCCGACGTCCGGCGGCTCGGGTGGGCCGAACGCGGGCTGGCGGTGGCGAACCGGGCCGTGACCCGGTTCGGGCGCCGGGTGCTGCCGGGCGGCCGCCGCGCGGTGTCGTGGCTGCCGTGGCCCGGTTCACTGTGGACGAACGCCCGTGACTTGCCCGCTCCGCCGCGCGAGCCGTTCCGCGTGTGGTGGCGGAAGCGATGA
- a CDS encoding (Fe-S)-binding protein — protein MKVALLVTCLNDALFPDTGKAVFRLLRRLGVDADFPQAQTCCGQPMINTGYLDEAVPVVRAFTEAFAGYDAVVTPSGSCAGSARHQHALVARRAGDPPREGPAVYELSEFLVDVLGVTDVGACFPHRVTYHPTCHSLRMLGVGDKPLRLLRAVRGLELAELPAAEECCGFGGTFAVKNAETSTAMGADKTWHVRETGAEVLVAGDNSCLLHIGGLLSRQRSGVRVLHLADVLASTEEDA, from the coding sequence ATGAAGGTCGCCCTGCTCGTCACCTGCCTCAACGACGCGCTCTTCCCCGACACCGGCAAGGCCGTCTTCCGGCTGTTGCGGCGCCTCGGCGTGGACGCGGACTTCCCGCAGGCGCAGACCTGCTGCGGCCAGCCGATGATCAACACCGGCTACCTCGACGAGGCCGTGCCCGTGGTCCGCGCGTTCACCGAAGCTTTCGCGGGCTACGACGCCGTCGTGACGCCGTCGGGTTCGTGCGCCGGGTCGGCGCGGCACCAGCACGCGCTCGTGGCCCGGCGGGCCGGCGACCCGCCCCGCGAAGGCCCGGCGGTCTACGAGCTGAGCGAGTTCCTCGTGGACGTGCTCGGCGTGACCGACGTGGGCGCCTGCTTCCCGCACCGCGTCACCTACCACCCGACGTGTCACTCGCTGCGGATGCTGGGCGTCGGCGACAAGCCGCTGCGGCTGCTGCGCGCGGTCCGCGGGCTCGAGCTCGCCGAGCTGCCCGCCGCGGAGGAGTGCTGCGGGTTCGGCGGGACGTTCGCGGTGAAGAACGCCGAGACGTCGACCGCGATGGGCGCGGACAAGACCTGGCACGTGCGGGAGACCGGGGCGGAGGTGCTGGTGGCGGGGGACAACTCGTGCCTGCTGCACATCGGCGGCCTGCTCTCGCGGCAGCGTTCCGGTGTCCGCGTGCTGCACCTGGCCGACGTGCTGGCTTCGACCGAGGAGGACGCGTGA
- a CDS encoding helix-turn-helix transcriptional regulator, which yields MASWTFLSNHAHVLLCLAENPDHKLHDIAERVGITERGVQLILADLIDGGYVERERVGRRNHYTLHPEGRLRHPLEAHHRVADLIAAFGRLET from the coding sequence ATGGCTTCGTGGACGTTCCTGAGCAACCACGCGCACGTCCTGCTGTGCCTGGCGGAAAACCCGGACCACAAGCTGCACGACATCGCCGAGCGGGTGGGCATCACCGAACGCGGGGTGCAGCTCATCCTCGCGGACCTCATCGACGGCGGCTACGTCGAGCGCGAGCGGGTCGGCCGGCGCAACCACTACACGCTGCATCCGGAAGGACGGCTGCGCCACCCGCTGGAAGCGCACCACCGGGTGGCGGACCTCATCGCCGCCTTCGGACGTCTTGAAACGTAA
- a CDS encoding TerC family protein: MTVPFWAWAAVLGVILLMLAVDLFAHRKAHVVGVREALAWSGVWVALGVAFGAVVWWAWGAEFAGQYFAGYLIEKSLAVDNVFVFAIIFGYFAVPREHQHRVLFYGVLGALVFRAVFIAAGSALLASFGWVLYVFGAFLVLTGVRMARHREQAVDYERNVVLRVFRRLVPSTDTRHGGKFVVREAGRRVATPLLAVLVLVEVTDIVFAIDSIPAIFAVTQEPFLVFTSNAFAILGLRALYFLLADLMHRFVYLKLGLALILVWVGAKMLLLEVWKIPTTLSLAVIGVILATAVTASLLRTRTAS, encoded by the coding sequence GTGACCGTTCCGTTCTGGGCCTGGGCCGCTGTGCTCGGCGTCATCCTGCTCATGCTCGCGGTCGACCTGTTCGCCCACCGCAAGGCGCACGTCGTCGGCGTGCGCGAGGCGCTGGCGTGGTCCGGCGTGTGGGTGGCGCTGGGGGTCGCGTTCGGCGCCGTCGTCTGGTGGGCCTGGGGTGCGGAGTTCGCCGGCCAGTACTTCGCCGGCTACCTGATCGAGAAGTCGCTGGCCGTGGACAACGTGTTCGTCTTCGCGATCATCTTCGGGTACTTCGCCGTGCCGCGCGAGCACCAGCACCGCGTCCTGTTCTACGGCGTGCTCGGCGCCCTGGTCTTCCGCGCGGTCTTCATCGCCGCCGGCTCGGCGCTGCTCGCGAGCTTCGGCTGGGTCCTGTACGTGTTCGGCGCGTTCCTGGTGCTCACCGGCGTCCGGATGGCCCGGCACCGCGAGCAGGCCGTGGACTACGAGCGCAACGTCGTGCTGCGCGTGTTCCGCCGCCTGGTCCCGTCGACCGACACCCGCCACGGCGGCAAGTTCGTCGTCCGCGAGGCCGGCCGCCGGGTGGCGACGCCGCTGCTGGCGGTGCTGGTGCTGGTCGAGGTGACGGACATCGTCTTCGCGATCGACTCGATCCCGGCGATCTTCGCGGTGACGCAGGAGCCGTTCCTCGTGTTCACCTCGAACGCCTTCGCCATCCTCGGCCTGCGCGCGCTGTACTTCCTGCTCGCCGACCTCATGCACCGGTTCGTCTACCTCAAGCTCGGCCTCGCTCTGATCCTCGTCTGGGTCGGCGCGAAGATGCTGCTGCTGGAGGTGTGGAAGATCCCGACCACGCTGTCGCTGGCCGTGATCGGCGTGATCCTCGCGACCGCCGTCACCGCCAGCCTGCTCCGGACCCGCACCGCGAGCTGA